The following are encoded together in the Roseobacter denitrificans OCh 114 genome:
- a CDS encoding Dps family protein yields MTQTAAALSTDVKNQIADALNQCVAETAVATMLAQNFHWNVTGMAFGPLHELFQKMYEDHFVAQDDLAERVKALDAHAEGTLAGMLKRSKIKEHDGKASAEEMIKVLQEAQETLAATLAGAGALAAQGGDTLTEDLCIARGQAHEKFAWFLRSHLA; encoded by the coding sequence ATGACTCAGACGGCGGCAGCGCTTTCGACAGATGTCAAAAACCAGATTGCGGATGCATTGAATCAATGTGTTGCAGAAACAGCCGTCGCGACCATGCTGGCACAGAATTTTCATTGGAACGTGACGGGGATGGCCTTTGGCCCTTTGCATGAGCTGTTTCAAAAGATGTACGAGGACCACTTTGTCGCGCAGGACGATCTGGCCGAACGTGTCAAGGCACTGGATGCGCATGCGGAAGGGACGCTTGCGGGCATGCTCAAGCGCTCGAAGATCAAGGAACATGACGGGAAGGCCAGCGCCGAAGAAATGATCAAAGTGCTGCAAGAGGCGCAGGAAACACTGGCCGCGACGCTTGCGGGCGCCGGTGCGCTGGCGGCGCAAGGTGGCGATACGCTGACTGAGGATCTGTGCATCGCACGCGGTCAGGCGCATGAGAAATTCGCCTGGTTCCTCAGAAGCCACCTTGCCTGA
- a CDS encoding ABC transporter substrate-binding protein produces MTYMKNVSGFIGAIAATVTLITTAPDAHAEALTLTDIAGRQVTLPEMPDKIVLGEGRMMYGIAPLVDGNPFEKIVGWKDDLVLYDPDAFRKFEAAFPEDAARMINFGNPYAGDFSIEAVLEAEADLVLLDVGNLFKAEETGLIEKLDKAGVSVVFIDFRRNSTENTVPSLLILGRLLGEEVNAMEFVDFYIGEMRRVSNVVDQIPAEERPLVVMENAPGWDPEFCCRSFGPYNYGRFVELAGGRNFGSTLSSAYSVTLSLEGIIEADPEHIIGTGANWAEAKPEVTATLLGYEADPVVNAEKIQALASRSGFADMRAVKEGNYHSIYHQFYNSPYHFIAVQQIAKWLYPDEFEDLDPQETFDRMHARFMPYENSGQFWLSASAPGN; encoded by the coding sequence ATGACGTATATGAAAAACGTCAGCGGCTTCATCGGTGCTATAGCAGCCACCGTGACGTTGATCACGACAGCCCCTGATGCGCATGCTGAAGCTCTGACCCTCACAGATATCGCTGGCCGGCAAGTCACCCTGCCTGAAATGCCCGACAAAATTGTCCTCGGCGAAGGCCGGATGATGTATGGGATTGCCCCCCTTGTGGATGGCAACCCGTTCGAAAAAATCGTCGGGTGGAAAGATGATCTGGTGCTTTATGACCCCGATGCCTTTCGCAAATTCGAAGCGGCCTTTCCCGAGGACGCAGCACGGATGATCAATTTCGGCAACCCCTACGCCGGTGATTTCAGCATCGAAGCTGTGCTTGAGGCCGAGGCAGATCTGGTCCTTCTGGACGTGGGCAACCTGTTCAAGGCCGAAGAAACCGGGTTGATCGAGAAACTCGACAAGGCCGGCGTATCCGTTGTGTTCATCGATTTCCGGCGGAATTCGACGGAAAACACCGTACCATCGCTGTTGATCCTGGGCCGCCTTCTTGGCGAAGAGGTCAATGCCATGGAGTTCGTGGACTTCTACATCGGCGAGATGCGCAGGGTATCCAATGTGGTTGACCAGATCCCGGCCGAAGAACGCCCGCTTGTGGTCATGGAAAACGCGCCGGGATGGGACCCGGAGTTTTGCTGCCGTTCGTTTGGCCCATATAACTACGGTCGTTTTGTGGAACTGGCAGGTGGGCGCAACTTCGGCTCGACCCTGTCGAGCGCGTATTCCGTAACCCTGTCGTTGGAAGGCATCATCGAAGCGGACCCGGAACACATCATCGGCACCGGCGCGAATTGGGCCGAGGCCAAGCCGGAAGTCACAGCTACCTTGCTTGGCTACGAAGCCGACCCGGTCGTGAATGCCGAAAAAATACAGGCGCTGGCGTCACGGTCAGGTTTTGCGGATATGCGGGCGGTGAAAGAGGGCAATTACCACTCGATCTACCACCAGTTCTATAACTCGCCCTATCACTTCATCGCGGTCCAGCAGATCGCCAAATGGCTCTACCCGGATGAATTCGAGGATCTGGACCCGCAAGAGACCTTCGATCGGATGCATGCACGATTCATGCCCTATGAAAACTCCGGACAGTTCTGGCTGAGTGCCAGCGCGCCGGGCAACTGA